AGCTTGAGTTCAGAGTGGTTGCACTCGTCGAAGCCAAAGATATTAAAGGATCCTGAGGAAATCCGGGATTGGGTCTGGGAATTCGCTGATAAGTCCAACCTTAACGGGAAACCCTTACCCAGGCCGCTTCAAAAGATCATCCCACAGATTAAAAGACTCCTGGGCATCAAATCGATCCTGGTTGTCCCGCTCGCCTCTAAAGGCAACGTCTTCGGCCTGCTGCATATTGCTGGAAGAGAACCATTTACTGAATCAGATCTCACACGGTTTGAGATTCTTTCCGGGCCGCTGACTGCTATGATCGTGCGCAAGCGGGTGGAAGAGGAACTGCGAGCTTCCGAATTAAAATTCCGATTGCTCTTTCACCAAGTACCTATGGGCGTTTTTCAAAGTACGCCGAGTGGCCGGTTATTAACCGTCAATCCCGCGCTTATGAAAATGCTTGGCTATGACACCGAGGAAGAAATGAGTGATCTCGATATAGCGCGGGATTTGTATGCGAACCCTGAAGATCGGAAATTTGTTACGCGAGAACTTGAAAAAACGGGAGAGCTTAGGAATATAGAACTACTTTTAAAAAGAAGGGATGGCACTGATATCACAGCGCTCGAAAATGCTTACACAGTTCGGGATGCGCAAGGCAAAGTAAAGTATTACGAAGGAACACTCACCGACATCACCGAGCTCAAGCGGGCGGAGGATCAATTGAGGGAATCCCGCGAGCAGTTACGTAGCCTGTCCGCTCACCTGCAGTCGGTTAGAGAAGATGAGAGAACCCAGATCGCCCGGGAGATACATGATGAGCTGGGACAGGAATTGACGGCCCTGAAGATGGATCTGTCCTGGTTGAAGAGCAAACTTCGGAAGGACCAGCAGCCCCTGGAGGAGAAGGCCAATGCCATGGGAGAACTGTCCAATTCCATGATTCAGACGGTGAAGAGAATTACCTCCGAGCTGCGACCAGCTATACTGGACGACCTTGGGGTGGCCGCCGCGATAGACTGGGAATTGGGGGAGTTCCACAAACGTACCGGGATCAAGTGTGACTTGAAGCTCGAGCCGGAGGACATCGTGCTGGATCCCGATCGTTCAACGGCGGTGTACCGCATTTTCCAGGAGACTCTGACGAACGTAAGCCGCCATGCTCAGGCCTCGACGGTCACGGTAACACTCCGGTTACGTCGTAAGAAGCTCAACCTGGAAATCGGCGACGATGGGGTAGGTATTTCGGAGGAACAGATTACCAACTCCCGATCCCTGGGCTTGATCGGTATGCATGAGAGAGCCGTCCAGTTTGGCGGTGAGGTCCGGATCGAAGGTAGAGAAGGTCAAGGAACTACGGTATCCGTTACAATTCCGCTCGATAATGGAGAGAATCGCCATGATTAGGGTGCTGATTGCAGACGATCATACCATCTTTAGGGCCGGGCTGAGGCAAATTCTAAACGAGATCCCGGACATTACCGCTCTCGATGAGGCCAGTAACGGTAAGGAGATCCTAGCCAGGTTGGCTCAGACACAATATGATGTAATTCTGCTCGATATTTCCATGCCCGGTGAAAGTGGGGTGGAGGTACTTAAGCAGATCAAACATGTCAGGCCGGAGCAGGCGGTACTCATCCTGAGTATGCATCCAGAAGAGCAATATGCCCTTCGGATTCTGAGGGCCGGTGCGTTAGGCTACCTGACCAAAGAGAGCGCTCCTGAGGAGCTGATAGCAGCCATCAGAAAAGTAGCCGCCGGTGGGAGATATATCAGCTCGAAGCTGGGCGTGGAACTAGCCATGAGATTGGATAAAGCATTCAGAGCCCCACGCCATGAGATACTATCCGATCGGGAATACCAGGTAATGATCATGATAGCTTCTGGCAAAACCATTAAGGAGATTGCCGAAGAACTACCCTTGAGTGTCAGCACCATCAATACCTATCGGACCCGGGTATTGGAAAAAATGGATATGAAAACGAATGTTGAATTGACCCGCTACGCCATTCAACGTGGACTGGTGGGGTAAGGTATTCAGGGCGCTTCTCGCTTCCTCAACATTCTTAGCCTTCCTACCAAATACTCACCTACCTGTAGGATAATACCTACAGCCTTGTAGTTCGAGTACTACAACATACTCAGCCAGATACTATAACCTTTAGTACATATACTACAAGATTATCAGTTTTATCCTACAACAAAATCATCCTTTTGCCATATGCTTTTCCCGCCGTATTCCTTAAAGTCCGCATACGGCCTACCGGCAGGTTTACCGGAATCAGATAAAATAGGTAAGGGTAATCATAAAGGTCTTCATCGCAGACGATTCTTCAGTTGTCAGGGAACGGTTAACGACAATGCTCTCTGAAATTGAAGGAATAGAAATAATCGGGGAGGCCCGGGATGGTATCGAAGCCAGGGATCGCATCCTGGAGCTTAAGCCCGATGTTTTGGTGCTTGACATTCGGATGCCCTGGCGCAGCGGTATCGATGTGCTGCACGACATCAAGCAGCATGATCCAGCAATCGTGGTCATTGTCCTGACGAATTACCCTTATCCTCAATACCGCAAGCAGTGTATGGAGAGGGGCGCGGATTTTTTTTTCGATAAGTCGACGGAATTTGAAAAGGTTCCTGAGGTAATCACCCAATTACTTCGAGACAGCCAGCGGTAACAACGGAAACAAAGGTCTCTACGAGGAAGTGAGCAACCGGTTTCGCAAGAGGAATACGAGGGATCAAGATAAGACAAAGGTGCAGCTCATTAATGAGTTAGTAGCGCTGCGTCAGAAGATTGTCAAACTTGAAAAATCTGATGCCGCGCGCCACCGAGAGACTCTGGCCCTTCAAGAGGCTTATGAACATACGCAGGCGATTGTCAATTCGGTGCCTGAGCCCCTGTTAGTGCTTGATTCCGACCTGCGTGTGACCTCAGCAAACCTTTCATTTTACCAAACCTTCCACGTAACGCCAGCGGAAACTGAAGGGCAGGTATTCTTCAAGCTGTGGAATCACCAATGGAAAAACTCCCAGCTTCGGCGGTTATTGAGGAACACTCTGTCCCAAAATACCACCCTGCATGACTTTAAAGTAGAGAACGACTTTCCTACCCTTGGCCGGCGGATCATGTTGCTGAGTGCCCGCCGGATTAATCACAGGACGAACAATGCCAAATGGATCATTTTAGCCTTCGAAGATATAACTGAATCCAAACTGGCGGAGCGGGCTGCACAAGCAAAGCAGGAGTATGCCACGAATAGGGTGGAGTCGGTACATGAGCCCCTGGTGGTGCTGGATGCCAACCTGCGGGTGGTTGGTGGAGATAATTAACAACATTCAGTAGTTGGAATGAAAACCATCATCGTAGACGATTCTGATCTTATTCGCCAACGCCTGGTTGATATCCTCTCTGATTTTCCAGAGGTGGAAATCATTGGCCAGGAGGGTGAGGCGCATCAAGCTATAGTCTCTATCCGATTAGAGAAGCCTGATCTGGTGATTCTGGATATTGGACTAATAGGCGGCAACGGCATTGACGTCTTACACGAAATCAAGCGTGATAATCCTGATATCAAGGTAATCATGCTCACCAGTTATCCAGTCCCACAACACCAGCGACGATGCATGGAAGAAGGAGCAGACGCGTTTCTGGATAAGTCCAATGGATTTAAGCACATCAAGCCAATTGTTGAAAGTTTCGCCGTGGAAGCGGCGGCCAGGATGAAGCCTAGTCCTACCGATAAACACCTCAATCCCTCCTCGTAGTACCAACATGCTACCACTTGCCCACCTTTCCATCATTGTCTCTAGTGCGACGATGCCCATCTCTAGCTTAACGAAACGCCCCCCGCTAATAGTAGTCAATGGGTCAGCGTCTGCTGTGCCCGATGAGGTGATCCAATTTGGTAATCTAATCAGTATCACGGCTACCTGCGGCAGGGGGCGTTTCACCCGCCCCGTACCCAGCAGCGATACAACCGCGGTTCAGCTGGCTGGAATAAGCAATTCGATTATAAGGATAAGACGTTATTTTCCTAAAATAGGATTATCCTTTTGTTAGCATAAATCAGGCCAGTTTTGATGGATATTATTTCCATAGTTAATCAAAAAGGAGGTACCGGAAAAACAACTACAGCAATTAACCTTGGGGCTGCATTGGCTACCTTTGGGAAAAAGGTTTTACTCATCGATTTGGATCCCCAAGCCAATCTCACTTATTCACTGGGAATTATCGAACCCGAAGGGAGTATGGCAGATGTATTTGCGGGGACCAGGGATTTGAATTCCATTCTAGTCGATTGCGATAATTTGAAGGTTGCACCCAGCTCGACTGAACTGGTTAATGTGGAAATAGCAATTATAGATGATTCTAACCGGGAAAAGTATTTAATGCATTCTCTTAAGAAACATCAAAATGAATATGATTACATATTAGTTGATGTACCCCCTTCCCTATCAGTATTAACGCTGAATGCTTTATTCGCTTCCACTAGTCTCATCATTCCACTGCAGATGGAAGTTCTCACTATGAGAGGTTTAGTCCAATTGCTGGAAACAATCGAAGAGTTTCGGCGAGAATATGGCAAGAGATTAATAGTGAAGGGTATTGCTGCAGTAAAATATGATTCACGCAGGAAATTGAGTTCGGAAATTTTAAATCATATTAAAACCAAAATAAATGGATACATCTTCAAAACAGTAATAAGGGAAAATGTGCGCATTGCAGAGGCACCTTCCTATGCAACCAGTGTGATTCATTATGCTCCGAGATCCAATGGCGCTCGAGACTATTTGGCTCTGGCTAAGGAGTTATTACAACGGAACCGAATAAGGAGGCTATAATGCCAATAGGAGAAAATATTGATTTTGGGGAAAAACAATTACTTAAAAAAACCGGACCGCAGAAGAGGACCACTATTAA
The Candidatus Neomarinimicrobiota bacterium DNA segment above includes these coding regions:
- a CDS encoding PAS domain-containing protein — its product is MSNRFRKRNTRDQDKTKVQLINELVALRQKIVKLEKSDAARHRETLALQEAYEHTQAIVNSVPEPLLVLDSDLRVTSANLSFYQTFHVTPAETEGQVFFKLWNHQWKNSQLRRLLRNTLSQNTTLHDFKVENDFPTLGRRIMLLSARRINHRTNNAKWIILAFEDITESKLAERAAQAKQEYATNRVESVHEPLVVLDANLRVVGGDN
- a CDS encoding response regulator, whose translation is MIRVLIADDHTIFRAGLRQILNEIPDITALDEASNGKEILARLAQTQYDVILLDISMPGESGVEVLKQIKHVRPEQAVLILSMHPEEQYALRILRAGALGYLTKESAPEELIAAIRKVAAGGRYISSKLGVELAMRLDKAFRAPRHEILSDREYQVMIMIASGKTIKEIAEELPLSVSTINTYRTRVLEKMDMKTNVELTRYAIQRGLVG
- a CDS encoding response regulator transcription factor, which codes for MKTIIVDDSDLIRQRLVDILSDFPEVEIIGQEGEAHQAIVSIRLEKPDLVILDIGLIGGNGIDVLHEIKRDNPDIKVIMLTSYPVPQHQRRCMEEGADAFLDKSNGFKHIKPIVESFAVEAAARMKPSPTDKHLNPSS
- a CDS encoding ParA family protein, producing MDIISIVNQKGGTGKTTTAINLGAALATFGKKVLLIDLDPQANLTYSLGIIEPEGSMADVFAGTRDLNSILVDCDNLKVAPSSTELVNVEIAIIDDSNREKYLMHSLKKHQNEYDYILVDVPPSLSVLTLNALFASTSLIIPLQMEVLTMRGLVQLLETIEEFRREYGKRLIVKGIAAVKYDSRRKLSSEILNHIKTKINGYIFKTVIRENVRIAEAPSYATSVIHYAPRSNGARDYLALAKELLQRNRIRRL
- a CDS encoding response regulator transcription factor encodes the protein MADDSSVVRERLTTMLSEIEGIEIIGEARDGIEARDRILELKPDVLVLDIRMPWRSGIDVLHDIKQHDPAIVVIVLTNYPYPQYRKQCMERGADFFFDKSTEFEKVPEVITQLLRDSQR